CTGCTGATGGAGAAGTTGCAGAAAACGAGATATACAGCATTGATTCTGCTCTAATCCAGAAGGAAGAAGCTTTTGATGGTTTTTATGGGGTTTGCACAAACCTTGAGGATGATGTATCTGAAATAATCAAGGTGAATCACAGGAGATGGGAAATTGAAGAATGCTTTAGAATTATGAAAAGCGAATTCAAAGCAAGACCTGTGTATTTAAGCAATGATGACAGGATTGAAGCACATTTTATTACTTGCTTTATATCTCTGATTATTTACAGGTTGCTTGAAAAGCGTCTGCATGAGGAGTTTACTTGTCATGAGATTATCTCCGGACTTCGAAATATAGAATTCTATAATACTCAATGTGAAGGCTATATTCCAACCTATACAAGAACTGATTTTACTGATGCTTTACATGATGCTTTTGGTTTTCGTACAGATTATCAAATTATTAGTACAAGTATGATGAAAAAAATTTTAAAAGAAACAAAAAAATAAAAAAAGTACGCACTTTTTGAACACGTGAAGAAAGCTTGAAACTTAGTTTTTTCAACCAGTTACAAGCTTTTTTTGTTTTCCAACTGTCAAACTTGGGACTATATTATAATCTAAAATACAATAGTTAAAATGAATGGACATACCCCATTTTTTTCTTTTAATAAAATTATCCACAAAAAGAAGCTGAAAATGAGAAGTTATCAGGAGATTTGAGAAATTTGTCCACAGATTTGTAAAAACACGAGAAAAGCCCCCAAATTTATGGTATTGTTAAGATATCGAAAAAAAACACATAAACCACATAGAAAGGGGCTTTCCTACATGTTTGATTATAGCAAAACAGCATATGATTTGAAAAGAAGTATTTGTAATTTTTGTTCCAGATTGGCTCAGGGTCTCCCTGTTCCCTTTAAGAAATTCTTATCCTGCATGGTCTTTGGCATACTCGCATCCAAGACAGTAATACTGGCTGAAATATCCCGTTCTTTAAATGAGGATATAAAGTTAAAAAAGACTATAGAACGCCTTTCCCGTAACCTTGAAAAATTCTCCTATACTGATGATGTACTTAAGAACCTCTCTTCTGAAGTTAAAAGGTATATTCACCATGATACGCCTATCATTATCGACTTAAGTGATATTGTTAAAAAGTACGGCGTAGTCTTTGAAAATATGGGCAAGATCAGGGATGGAAGCACAAAAGAAACCAATATGGACGGGTACTATCTACTTGAAGCACTTATATATAACCACGGAGACAAGCTTCTTGTCCCAATATATTCAGATTTATTCTCTCCAAGTGAACCGGGATTTAAAAGTGAAAATGAAGAAATCATAAAGTGTTTGGACAAGCTCAGAAGCTTATACGGGACCAAGGGCATTTACACCATGGATAGAGGTATGGACAATGTACTGTTCTTTAATTATTTTGAAAACAACTCCCAAAAATTTGTCATAAGGCTTAAGAAAAACCGCAATGTCATTTTCAAAGGTAAGGAAATGAATAAGGCTTAAAAACATAAACTTTTTATTAACCATGGCAATGAGCTATATTTCTCTTACTTCAAAATCCATAAGCTCAAGGAAGATGATTTTTATTTTGCAGGAGATATCCAAAAGAGTACATGGCATACCACCTTTCCCTTACTACAGTACCGCGGATGGAATTTATGAAGTGCTTAAGAAACACAAAACTGGTATTGCTGAATTTTTGAACTATACAAAAAAGAAGCCCAAATCGCAGCAGCTGAGTCTCTTCGAACTCAGATACTGCAAGAGCTTGCTGGTTTCTTAAATTAAATTTTGGGGTATGTCCATTTAAAATGATTAAAGGGTTTCATCTATCCAAACCGATGGAAAGCCTTTTGTGCACATTATCTCCCGCCTGTTTTAACTGTAATGGACAGGATATCATCATTTTTTTGCAAGATATTTGCGGATGTCAAAGGCTACGGCACCAACGATGATTAAACCTTTGATAACCTGCTGCCAGTATGCGGATACTCCCAGTATAACAAGACCGTTATTCAACACTTCAAAAATCATTACCCCGGTAATGATACCCGAAACTGTCCCAATACCTCCTGAGGTAGATACACCTCCTATGGTAGCTGCAGCAATAGCATCCAGCTCATACATCAGACCGTAGTTGTTTGTCGCCCCGCCCGTCCTGGCGGCAAGCAAAGCACCTGCAAGGCCGTAAAGAGCGCCTGCAAGGGCATATACCTTTATTAATGTCCGTTCAACATTGACTCCAGATACCTCGGCAGCGCTTGGATTGCCTCCTATGGCATAAATATATTTGCCAAAACGGGTCTTATTGAGTATGAACCACATAAACAACGCCACTCCCGACGCTATCAATATAAGGTTGGGAATGGAGAATAAGGAACCGGAAGCAATACCAGTAAAATCATCCCTGAGACCGCCTATAGGCTGGGCATTGGTGTAAATACAAGCTGCCCCGTATACAATTACCATCATGCCCAGTGTCGCAATAAAAGGTGGTACTTTAAGGTAAGCAATGACCAATCCGTTCAAAACACCGATCATGAGTCCTACAAGTATTACCAGAAGGATTGGTACAATTACCGGTAGATACGGTAAATCCTTAAACATCTTATATGCATAATCCGGACGTTGGAGAAGGCTTGCCGCAATACAAGCTGTAAGTCCCACAACACGTCCGGAAGAAAGGTCGGTTCCACGGGTTATAAGCGTACCACCTACACCAAGAGCGATGATGACACGCACCGAAGCGATGATGAGGACATTTCTCAGGTTGTTAACTGAAAAGAAGTTTTTATCCAGCAAACCTATTCCAATAAACAACCCCACAAGTACCAGATAAATTGCATTCTTGCTGATAAATTCACGCAAAGCCTTGCTATCCGGCTTTTTTGCCGGCTTCAAGGTTACATCTGACATGTTTTTAAGACCTCCTTGCCTATGCGAACTGAGTCGCATATTTCATAATAAGTTCCTGATTTGCTTCCCTGCCATCTATGATACCGCTAAGCCTTCCTGCACACATGATCATAATTCTATCCGACATACCCAAAAGCTCAGGCATTTCGGAAGATATCATGATGATGCTTTTGCCCCGCTTCGCCAGGTCGGCAATAATGGAATAAATCTCATATTTTGCGCCTACATCAATTCCGCGAGTAGGCTCATCAAGAATCAGAATGTCAGGTTCGGTAAGCAGCCAGCGGGAAAATATTACTTTCTGCTGATTTCCCCCTGAAAGGTATTGTATAGGCGTCTTGGCGGAAGGTGTTTTTACCCGGAGCATGTTAATGCTTTTATCCACGTCTGCCGCGCCTTTTTTCCGGCTTAAAACAAATTTTAAATTGATATAGCGCTCAAGGCTGGCAATCAGCGTATTGTCTTCCACCGAAAGTATAGGGAAGATACCTGTTGCCCGACGTTCTTCTGTGAGAAGAGCAATACCGTGACGTTTTGCATCTATCGGATTTCGTATCCTGACTTCTTGACCGGAAATAAATATCTTTCCTTCGGATATATGCCGCAGTCCGAAAATTGCTTCCACCAGTTCGGTCCGCTGAGCTCCGACCAGTCCGCCTATACCCAGTATTTCTCCACGTCTTAGTTCAAAAGACACGTTTCTAAAAGACTTAGGGTTAACCGAAGTGAATCCTTCCACCTTCATGATGACTTCACCGGGCACATTTTCACGTGCAGGAAAACGGTGAGTCAAGTCCCTTCCCACCATCTTTGCAATAATCATATCTGTGGTAAGTCCGGCAGAAGACCATGTCCCAATGTATTGTCCATCTCTCATGATGGTTACTTCGTCCGAAATCTCCAATATTTCCTCCATCTTATGCGAAATATATATGATTGCCACACCTTGTTCCCTAAGATTGTTAATAATTCTAAACAAGTGCTTTACTTCGTTTTCTGTAAGGGAAGACGTAGGTTCGTCCATAACAATTACTTTAGACCTGTATGAAACTGCCTTTGCAATTTCCACTGCCTGGACCTGGGATACGGATAGCTTTGCTACCAGCGTATCAGGCTTAATGTCCATTTGAAGTTCTTCCATCAGGGCTTTGGTGTCGCTATACATTTTTTTGTGATCCACCATTTTTACGCCCATTAAACTCCTGACCGGAAATCTTCCAAGCCATATGTTTTCCATCACGCTGCGGTGTGGAACAGGGTGGAGTTCCTGATGAATCATGGAAATCCCATTTTCCAAGGCATCCTTTGGGTTTTTAAATTGCACTTTTTTACCTTGCAGAATAACCTCGCCTATGTCGGGCACGTAAATACCAAAAAGACATTTCATCAGCGTAGATTTGCCCGCCCCATTTTCACCCATCAAAGCATGGACTGTTCCAGGCCGGATTTTTAATGTGACATCATCAAGCGCCTTTACACCGGGAAAGCTTTTGGAAATGTTGCGCATTTCCAAAATATATTCCTGTGCCATAGGTCACACCTCTTTCAATAATATTCCAGTTTTTTCACTTCATTAAATATTTGGAACAAAATTTCACTTAATTAAGTTCAGGGAGCGCGAAAACACTCCCTAAACCACGTTCAATCCTTTATAGAATACCAAATAATAACCTGCTTTCCATGGAAATATTATTTGAATTGGCTCATATTTTCCTTTGTAACAGGTTGATATGGAACCCATAAATACTTACCGTCAGTAATTCCTTTTACAGACTTCGCCGGGTCTTCATCTTTTGCCAGCGCAT
The sequence above is a segment of the Petroclostridium xylanilyticum genome. Coding sequences within it:
- a CDS encoding IS1634 family transposase, with product DKAAPEDKSKIRAKVFYKERWIKEKGFEQRLIVTYSIKYRDYQRKIRNAQIERAQKAIENNPTKIKKCNANDYKRFITKTSCTADGEVAENEIYSIDSALIQKEEAFDGFYGVCTNLEDDVSEIIKVNHRRWEIEECFRIMKSEFKARPVYLSNDDRIEAHFITCFISLIIYRLLEKRLHEEFTCHEIISGLRNIEFYNTQCEGYIPTYTRTDFTDALHDAFGFRTDYQIISTSMMKKILKETKK
- the mglC gene encoding galactose/methyl galactoside ABC transporter permease MglC — protein: MSDVTLKPAKKPDSKALREFISKNAIYLVLVGLFIGIGLLDKNFFSVNNLRNVLIIASVRVIIALGVGGTLITRGTDLSSGRVVGLTACIAASLLQRPDYAYKMFKDLPYLPVIVPILLVILVGLMIGVLNGLVIAYLKVPPFIATLGMMVIVYGAACIYTNAQPIGGLRDDFTGIASGSLFSIPNLILIASGVALFMWFILNKTRFGKYIYAIGGNPSAAEVSGVNVERTLIKVYALAGALYGLAGALLAARTGGATNNYGLMYELDAIAAATIGGVSTSGGIGTVSGIITGVMIFEVLNNGLVILGVSAYWQQVIKGLIIVGAVAFDIRKYLAKK
- a CDS encoding sugar ABC transporter ATP-binding protein, encoding MAQEYILEMRNISKSFPGVKALDDVTLKIRPGTVHALMGENGAGKSTLMKCLFGIYVPDIGEVILQGKKVQFKNPKDALENGISMIHQELHPVPHRSVMENIWLGRFPVRSLMGVKMVDHKKMYSDTKALMEELQMDIKPDTLVAKLSVSQVQAVEIAKAVSYRSKVIVMDEPTSSLTENEVKHLFRIINNLREQGVAIIYISHKMEEILEISDEVTIMRDGQYIGTWSSAGLTTDMIIAKMVGRDLTHRFPARENVPGEVIMKVEGFTSVNPKSFRNVSFELRRGEILGIGGLVGAQRTELVEAIFGLRHISEGKIFISGQEVRIRNPIDAKRHGIALLTEERRATGIFPILSVEDNTLIASLERYINLKFVLSRKKGAADVDKSINMLRVKTPSAKTPIQYLSGGNQQKVIFSRWLLTEPDILILDEPTRGIDVGAKYEIYSIIADLAKRGKSIIMISSEMPELLGMSDRIMIMCAGRLSGIIDGREANQELIMKYATQFA